One part of the Trypanosoma brucei brucei TREU927 chromosome 4, complete sequence genome encodes these proteins:
- a CDS encoding variant surface glycoprotein (VSG), putative — translation MFLRTVVVELLFLGHWRHAEATHAALDEEKIKTLCKIANQLTLTPAIVVSKANQIKKTQEAAQEASQLAQAAAAATSDVNTSTVFQATALQAANCAETAATQYTKLINDAQEVMLNGPKTAGHITEIAHLLLKLSGDNSKWCLGTSSTKTTHTTVAQLGCPGIYVDTPPAATATDPTLVTQTGFFGLAGAANVESSTGYTKCYLLKSGASTIWGKAGPINVKLAADFLGLTAQDSHGSETANLETLNAGATNGKFNPASTGPQKLFNAIHRLNNFELQNCGKTTEEALQLAAADPTTQTLLAQALAARNSYEQANQATSDAQHMLKAAADGKADEIGKKVMENIKQTSTARIENTKQTSKQLKETPTAEQRRQSILLEHMNQRYQILQLSTDLEGEKIKRNAATSKAKLSDDDCKAKTGGACKDGCKEISENGQKKCVVDKKEATKVEGGEKDNKTGTTNITGSNSFVINKAPLWLAVLLLE, via the coding sequence ATGTTTTTACGCACGGTCGTCGTAGAGTTGCTCTTCCTTGGCCACTGGCGGCATGCTGAGGCGACGCACGCAGCACTggacgaagaaaaaataaaaacgctGTGCAAAATAGCCAACCAATTAACCCTAACGCCTGCCATAGTGGTATCCAAGGCAaatcaaataaagaaaacacagGAAGCCGCCCAAGAAGCCAGTCAGCTAGCgcaagcagcggcagcggcgacCAGCGACGTCAACACGTCAACAGTTTTCCAAGCTACAGCACTGCAAGCGGCTAACTGTGCAGAAACCGCGGCTACGCAGTATACCAAGCTAATAAACGACGCACAGGAAGTAATGCTAAACGGCCCCAAAACAGCCGGACACATCACCGAAATAGCACATTTGCTGCTTAAGCTTAGCGGAGACAACAGCAAGTGGTGCCTTGGAACCTCGAGCACAAagacaacacacacaactgTAGCGCAGCTGGGCTGCCCGGGTATATACGTTGACACGCCGCCGGCGGCAACAGCCACCGACCCCACCCTAGTCACACAGACCGGCTTCTTCGGACTAGCAGGCGCAGCCAACGTAGAGTCTAGCACTGGGTACACGAAGTGCTACTTACTGAAAAGTGGGGCCTCAACTATTTGGGGCAAAGCAGGACCGATCAATGTCAAATTAGCAGCCGACTTTCTTGGGCTCACGGCCCAAGACAGCCATGGAAGCGAAACGGCTAATCTAGAAACGCTAAACGCAGGCGCAACCAACGGCAAATTCAACCCAGCAAGCACAGGCCCGCAGAAGCTTTTTAATGCGATACACAGGCTAAATAACTTTGAACTACAAAACTGCGGAAAGACAACCGAAGAGGCGTTACAACTGGCTGCAGCCGATCCGACGACACAAACCCTATTAGCACAAGCATTAGCAGCAAGAAATAGCTACGAACAAGCTAACCAAGCAACTAGCGACGCTCAGCACATGCTAAAAGCGGCAGCGGATGGTAAAGCAGACGAAATTGGCAAAAAGGTCAtggaaaatataaaacagACGTCAACAGCGAGAATCGAAAACACCAAGCAAACCTCAAAGCAGCTGAAAGAGACGCCAACAGCGGAGCAGCGTAGGCAATCTATTCTTCTGGAGCACATGAACCAGCGGTACCAGATATTGCAGTTGTCAACCGACCTCGAAGGTGAAAAGATCAAGCGAAACGCGGCCACATCAAAAGCCAAACTCAGCGATGATGACTGCAAGGCAAAAACCGGGGGTGCTTGCAAAGATGGCTGCAAAGAAATCAGTGAAAACGGCCAAAAGAAGTGCGTAGTGGATAAGAAGGAGGCTACAAAGGTagagggaggagagaaagataacAAAACAGGAACCACAAACAttacaggaagcaattcttttgtcatcaACAAGGCACCTCTTTGGCTTGCAGTTTTGCTTCTAGAATGA
- a CDS encoding variant surface glycoprotein (VSG), putative (similar to SP:P26328: Variant surface glycoprotein ILTAT 1.23 precursor (VSG). {Trypanosoma brucei brucei}(PMID:1942032)), giving the protein MIGQWSKIFLIALALTSPALASFQADNAADLQLLCTAIALDGAEPTKLTTADSAETTIKHARALNMSAADETWQEIFVGGKSKNSWEAKKQKVTGEPFKSHWEADYDKWVEDKETVDSGTGQSKWLTLNPRPASAPALQAAAEKINSTLRQLLKQQAALETATTEATETYPNEAKDELIQALYGTGVTQPKFTDGKTIKHAATYANGCAKNAGLSIYGDVMCICGTQSADTSDQCADPVIAIKWSGGNDQSVISQLKAKCKTLKPAEYTAGDLEALVQRIVGRVRSAKGAGNDVIHYLGKVNLGTCTGANSQACAIYASDSGKHSAITGGLNIPWLNHLAKAAKALRKAEAAAKNTETSSKHIKILADAIQTAYSATRYNMMGKPAAAQTETQSKKTDGEDGKQHHCKQKTNQTKEECKKLGCDHDEKENKCKPKAGTEDKVAGTGDATTPNCASHTEKTKCEAENTGKSSPVCGWRKGKDGETEPEKEKCRSSSFLLNKKFALSMVSAAFVALLF; this is encoded by the coding sequence ATGATAGGACAGTGGTCCAAGATATTTCTAATCGCACTAGCGTTGACTTCACCGGCACTAGCGTCGTTTCAAGCTGACAACGCAGCAGACTTGCAGTTGCTTTGCACCGCAATAGCCCTAGACGGCGCAGAGCCAACCAAACTCACAACGGCAGACTCCGCCGAAACGACAATAAAGCATGCGAGGGCGCTAAACATGTCAGCCGCCGACGAAACCTGGCAAGAAATATTCGTAGGCGGCAAGAGCAAAAACAGCtgggaagcaaaaaagcaaaaagtaaCAGGTGAACCGTTCAAATCTCACTGGGAAGCAGACTATGATAAATGGGTGGAGGACAAAGAAACAGTTGACAGCGGCACTGGCCAAAGTAAGTGGCTGACCCTAAACCCCCGGCCCGCCTCAGCGCCAGCATTACAGGCAGCCgcggaaaaaataaactcaACCCTAAGACAGCTACTAAAACAACAAGCGGCGCTCGAAACAGCGACAACAGAAGCAACGGAAACGTACCCAAACGAAGCCAAAGACGAGCTGATACAAGCGCTCTACGGGACCGGCGTAACGCAACCAAAGTTCACGGACGGAAAGACAATAAAACACGCAGCGACGTACGCAAACGGCTGCGCAAAGAACGCGGGCCTTTCTATCTACGGCGACGTAATGTGTATCTGCGGCACACAATCAGCCGACACCAGCGACCAGTGCGCAGACCCAGTCATCGCCATAAAGTGGAGCGGAGGCAACGATCAAAGCGTCATATCACAATTAAAGGCCAAATGCAAAACACTTAAACCGGCCGAATACACGGCAGGCGACCTAGAAGCCTTAGTACAACGCATAGTAGGCAGGGTGCGCAGCGCCAAAGGCGCAGGAAATGACGTTATACATTACTTAGGCAAAGTTAACCTCGGGACGTGCACCGGGGCGAACAGCCAAGCATGCGCGATATACGCCAGCGACAGCGGAAAGCACAGCGCGATCACAGGCGGCCTAAACATCCCTTGGCTAAACCACCTTGCAAAAGCAGCCAAGGCACTGCGCAAAGCAGAAGCCGCAGCGAAAAACACAGAGACATCAAGCAAACACATCAAAATTTTAGCAGACGCAATACAAACCGCATACTCTGCGACACGGTACAACATGATGGGaaaaccagcagcagcacaaacCGAAACACAAAGCAAGAAAACAGACGGCGAAGACGGAAAACAACACCACTGCAAACAGAAGaccaaccaaacaaaagaagaatgcaaaAAACTTGGCTGCGACCatgacgaaaaggaaaacaagtgcaaacctaaagcagGAACAGAAGACAAGgtagcaggaacaggagatgcCACAACTCCAAACTGTGCTAGCCATACTGAGAAAACTAAATGTGAGGCTGAAAACACCGGAAAATCTAGTCCTGTTTGTGGATGGAGAAAGGGTAAAGATGGGGAAACAGAaccagaaaaggaaaagtgccgctcttccagttttctcttAAACAAGAAATTCGCCCTCAGcatggtttctgctgcttttgtggccttgctgttttaa
- a CDS encoding variant surface glycoprotein (VSG, atypical), putative: MPPKLGLALPLLIASVTSPRPGEATAGNVIKKANWQAICKVTADAGNLAGLALTNIRAPGLQVAADIKALLRTLIYIEGNSTSAATKVQGKAAAFLAGQTAENLEYYSSTSVATDVTTARDAGRLHGATHEFMSVQADGSTSANGCIGDNESGSNALAGFSAVVEANPNCQLSWETVTTYDGTVTAITKTGLGGKFANAIAHNKFTSGDRKCNINSAASGFKLNNDGTSVDTSGNKPKMAAGIISLDAANGIRTIALANVMGDDEHPYLKAAATAAKRSKQTPKAADLTTADTALASTDFKKAARRHILGKKETADDSDTTLAAKVKKAFGSDESINKLISTNVNNMPIAGILTDNTDAKSLGQITDISELVRLYFYYSDLNKQKLADTAKKPREAEAKTATKSAEEKEKECNTKGKDKQDGCEKLKDQGCVFNKDGDRDKKCTLSKEGKKEAVKAAESKETNKDGKTNTTGRNSFVIKDSPLWLAFLLFN; this comes from the coding sequence ATGCCACCAAAGTTAGGGTTAGCCCTGCCGCTTCTAATCGCTTCAGTAACATCACCACGACCAGGCGAAGCGACAGCGGGAAACGTCATCAAGAAAGCAAACTGGCAAGCAATATGCAAAGTAACCGCTGACGCAGGCAACCTAGCAGGATTGGCGCTAACGAATATTCGAGCGCCTGGATTGCAAGTGGCGGCTGACATAAAAGCACTCTTACGCACCTTAATCTACATCGAAGGCAACTCAACCAGTGCAGCGACGAAAGTGCAGGGAAAAGCAGCAGCTTTCCTAGCCGGCCAAACAGCAGAAAACCTAGAATACTACTCATCAACAAGTGTAGCAACAGACGTAACAACAGCCCGAGACGCCGGCAGGTTGCACGGAGCAACGCACGAATTCATGTCTGTACAAGCAGACGGATCAACCTCAGCAAACGGCTGCATCGGCGATAACGAGTCTGGAAGCAACGCATTAGCAGGGTTCAGCGCGGTCGTAGAAGCAAACCCAAACTGTCAGCTCAGCTGGGAAACAGTAACCACGTACGACGGCACAGTGACAGCCATAACGAAAACGGGACTAGGCGGAAAATTTGCAAATGCCATAGCGCACAACAAGTTCACAAGCGGAGACAGAAAATGCAACATCAATTCGGCCGCAAGCGGTTTTAAACTGAACAACGACGGTACCAGCGTCGACACATCGGGGAACAAGCCCAAAATGGCCGCAGGGATAATAAGCCTAGACGCAGCCAACGGCATTAGAACAATAGCCCTGGCGAACGTGATGGGGGACGACGAACACCCCTAcctaaaagcagcagcaacagccgcAAAGCGGAGCAAGCAAACGCCTAAAGCAGCGGACCTCACGACAGCAGATACTGCCTTAGCCTCAACAGATTTCAAAAAGGCAGCTCGCAGACACATTCTtggtaaaaaggaaacagccGATGACAGCGATACCACATTGGCAGCAAAGGTCAAGAAAGCTTTTGGTAGTGACGAGAGCATCAACAAATTAATATCAACCAACGTAAACAATATGCCTATCGCAGGCATACTAACAGACAACACAGATGCCAAAAGCCTAGGCCAAATAACCGACATAAGCGAGCTGGTGCGCTTGTACTTTTACTACTCGGACTTGAACAAGCAGAAACTGGCTGACACCGCGAAAAAACCTCGAGAGGCAGAAGCCAAGACGGCTACAAAATCagcagaagagaaggaaaaagaatgcaataCCAAAGGCAAGGACAAACAAGATGGGTGTGAAAAGCTAAAGGACCAGGGATGTGTTTTCAACAAAGACGGCGACAGGGACAAAAAGTGCACCTTGAGTAAGGAAGGCAAGAAGGAAGCGGTAAAAGCGgcagaaagcaaagaaacaaataaagatGGTAAAAcgaacaccacaggaagaaattcttttgtcatcaAAGATTCGCCTCTttggcttgcatttttgctttttaattaa